GCCGCCGCTGGCCAATGTGTTCCGCTACGGCAATGTGCGGCAGACCGATGCGGCGATGGTCGGCCATGTGCTCGACCGCCTGATCCTGCGCGCCGCGCTCAGCCTGCCGCTGGCCTGTGGCGCGATCGACGAAGAGGCGGCCGAACGGCTGCGGGACCAGCTGCTGGCGGCCCATGCGGCGGTCGGCCTGCGCCAGGGCGAGGCGCAGAGCGAGGCCTGGCGCCATGCGCTGGGCCTGGTGGCCGCGCAGCAGGGCAGCCATGAACTGCTGCAGGGCCTGTGCACCCGCCTGCTGCTCGACGAGGGCGTCTGGTCCGCCGAGCGGGCGGGCGTCGCGCTGTCGCTGCATCTGTCGGTCGGTACCGAACCGGCGCGGGCGGCGGCCTGGCTGGACGGCTTCCTGAACCGCAATGCCCTGGTGCTGCTGCATGACGCCACCGTCTGGCGGCTGGTGGACGGCTGGCTGACCGGCCTGAGCGAGGAGCATTTCCTGCGCGTGCTGCCGCTGGTGCGGCGCAGCTTCGCCGCCTTCGGCCCGGGCGAGCGGCGCGACCTCGGCCAGCTGGCCGGCCGGGGCCCGCGCGCCGCCGATGCCGCGCCGACACCGCCGGCCTGGGACGAGGCACGCGCCGCGCTGCCGCTGCCGCTGCTGCGCCAACTGCTGGGGATGCCGGCGTGAGCGCCGCGCCGGGCCGCCCCAAGCAAGCTTGCTCCCGCTTGGCGGGATAGGCCGCAGGCCGAAGGGTGCACCAATGAGCGATGACCAAATGATCGACGACGACGAACGCCGGCGCCGCTGGCGCCTGGCCCTGGGCGGCGAGGCCGAGGCGAGCTGCGGCGGACTGGGCGGGGCGCTGGCCGAGATGGACCAGGCCCTGGCCGCCCTCTACGAGGCCGACGGCCCCGGCGGGCTGCGCAACCCGCGCGGCGGCCGCGGCGGATCGGCGCCGCAGGTGGCCCGCTGGCTTGGCGACATCCGCAAGTATTTCCCCAGCTCGGTGGTCCAGGTGATGCAGCGCGACGCGCTGGAACGCCTGCAGCTGCGCGACATGCTGCTGCAGCCGGAGATGCTGCAGAACATGCAGCCCGATGTGCATCTGGTCGCCCAGCTGATGGCGCTGTCGCGCGTGATCCCGCAGGGCACCAAGGAGACCGCGCGGCGGGTCGTGCGGCAGGTCGTCGATGCGCTGCTGCAGCGGCTGGAGGAGCCGATGCGCTCGGCCGTGCGCGGCGCGCTGGACCGCAGCCAGCGCAACCGGCGCCCGCGCCATGCGGAGATCGACTGGCACCGCACCATCCGCGCCAATCTGCGCCATTGGCAGCCCGAGTACCGCACCGTGGTGCCGCAGACCCTGCTGGGCTACGGGCGCAAGGCGCGGCGGCCGCAGCGCGAGATCGTGCTGTGCATCGACCAAAGCGGCTCGATGGCCAACTCCATCGTCTACGCCAGCATCTTCGGCGCGGTGATGGCGTCGCTGCCGGCCGTGGCGACACGGCTGGTGCTGTTCGACACCGCGGTGGTCGACATGACCGAACAGCTGGACGATCCGGTGGACCTGCTGTTCGGCGTGCAGCTCGGCGGCGGCACCGACATCAACGGCGCGGTCGGCTACTGCCAGTCGGTGATCCGCGAGCCGCGCAACACCATCCTGGTGCTGATCTCCGACCTCTACGAGGGCGGCGTCGAGGAGAAGCTGCTGCAGCGCGCGGCCGAGCTGGTCGAGGCGGGGGTCCAGTTCATCACCCTGCTGGCCCTGAGCGACGAGGGCGCACCGGCCTATGACCATGGCCTCGCGGTCAAGCTGGCCGCGCTGGGCGTGCCCTCCTTCGCCTGCACGCCCGATGCCTTCCCGGGCCTGATGGCCGCGGCCATTCGCCGCGACGACGTGGCCGCCTGGGCCGCCGGCCAGGGCCTGGTGACCCAGGGTCGCTGAGGCCTTTTTCTCTCGTTCTCATCGGCTCCGAAGCCGGCCACCACCTCAGTGGCCGGGCTTGGCCCTGCGCGATCGCGGCAACAAGCTTTCTTGGAATCAAGGATGCAGGTTTTCCTTGTTTCCTTACCTCCTTGTTTACCGGAATCCGGTGATTCCGAGATACCGATTTCCTTTCCTCATCAGCGCCTTCAGCTCGGGCCGGAGAAGGCCGAAAAGCGCGCCAAAACAAGGGAGACCCCGAAAAACAGGCCGCGGAAAACCGGCAAAAAGAGGGGAGACCCGGAAACGGCCCGCCGAAAAGGTGCGGACCGGGGCTCAAAAAAGGGGAGACCCAAAAAAACGCGCCCGACGCGCTCCGCGCCGGGCGCCGATCCGACCGTCGAAATCAGGCAGTCGGTAACAAAACGTTTCGCAACGCCTCGCCGACGCCGGTGGCCGATTGCGGGTTCTGGCCGGTCACCAGGCGGCCATCGACCACCACCTGGGGCGTCCAGTCCGGCGCCGCTTCATGGCGCGCGCCGCGCTGCACCAGGGTGCTGGCCAGCAGGAAGGGCACCACATGCTCCAGCTGGACCGCCCGCTCCTCCTCATCGGTGAAGGCCGCGACACGCTTGCCCTGCACCAGATAGCGGCCGTCGCTCAGCCGGACGTTCACCAGCGCGGTCGGCCCATGGCACACGGCCGCCACCGCGCCGCCGGCCTCGTAGATCTCGCGCGTCAGGCGCTGCACCGCCGGGCTGTCCGGGAAGTCCCAGACCGCGCCATGGCCGCCGGCGAAGAAGATCGCCGCATAGTCCTCGGCGCGCCGGGTGTCGA
This genomic stretch from Roseateles sp. DAIF2 harbors:
- a CDS encoding VWA domain-containing protein; this encodes MSDDQMIDDDERRRRWRLALGGEAEASCGGLGGALAEMDQALAALYEADGPGGLRNPRGGRGGSAPQVARWLGDIRKYFPSSVVQVMQRDALERLQLRDMLLQPEMLQNMQPDVHLVAQLMALSRVIPQGTKETARRVVRQVVDALLQRLEEPMRSAVRGALDRSQRNRRPRHAEIDWHRTIRANLRHWQPEYRTVVPQTLLGYGRKARRPQREIVLCIDQSGSMANSIVYASIFGAVMASLPAVATRLVLFDTAVVDMTEQLDDPVDLLFGVQLGGGTDINGAVGYCQSVIREPRNTILVLISDLYEGGVEEKLLQRAAELVEAGVQFITLLALSDEGAPAYDHGLAVKLAALGVPSFACTPDAFPGLMAAAIRRDDVAAWAAGQGLVTQGR
- a CDS encoding type 1 glutamine amidotransferase domain-containing protein, which translates into the protein MKPVLFVLTSHGVKGSTGQPTGFYLGEVTHPLAVLQAAGIPVEFASIQGGEPPIDGLDLNDATNARYWADEGFRAAIRATHRLDTRRAEDYAAIFFAGGHGAVWDFPDSPAVQRLTREIYEAGGAVAAVCHGPTALVNVRLSDGRYLVQGKRVAAFTDEEERAVQLEHVVPFLLASTLVQRGARHEAAPDWTPQVVVDGRLVTGQNPQSATGVGEALRNVLLPTA